Sequence from the Candidatus Eisenbacteria bacterium genome:
CGCTGACCAGCCAGTACGGGAGACTGCGATGCATCCCGAACGCCGCCATGAACATCGCGCTGACGAAGGCGCTCCCGATGAACGCCGCCAGCTGGCTCAGCAGAGTCAGCGGCACGACGTAGCTCATGGTGAGCGGCTGCGGGTCGATGTTCTCGGCGGCGACCACGTCCCACTCCGTGGCGGGGGTGGTCAGCATCCTGGTGGCACGCTCCACGAGATTCAAGGTCTCCCTCCTTCCCGCGGAACGTGCGCCTGCGCGCCCGGCCCGCGACGGCACAGGCAAACTGGGGCTGCGCGCGGGACCGCGCGTCGCCCCCGGCATCTCATCCCCTGCCGACCGCCGCGCGCACCCGCGCGCAGCCCTCCACCAGCTCCTCGAAGCGGTCCAGCGGCCACTGCGTGGCCGCGTCCGAGAGGGCCCGCCCCGGGTCGGGGTGGGTCTCGAGGAACAGCGCGTCCGTGCCCGCGGCGACCGCGGCCCGCGCCAGGGCGGGCGCGTGGCGGCGCTCCCCCCCGGTCACCGGGCCGGCGGGGCGCTGCAGGCTGTGAGTGACGTCGAAGACCACCGGACAGCCGCTCTCCCGCATCACCGCCAGGGAGCGGAAGTCCACCACCAGGTCGCCGTAGCCGAAGAAGGTGCCCCGCTCGGTGAGCAGCACCCCGGTCGCCCCCGCGCTGAGCGCCTTCTCGGCGGCGCGCGCCATGGCGGCGGGATCCAGGAACTGTCCCTTCTTGATGTTGACCACCCTGCCGGTGGCCCCGCACGCGGTCAGCAGCGCGGTCTGCCGGCACAGGAACGCGGGCACCTGGAGCACATCGGCGACCGCGGCCGCGGCGCGGGCCTCTTCGGGAGAATGAACGTCGGTGAGCACCGGCGCGCCGACCGCGGAACGCACCTCCGCGAGCACGCGCAACCCGGCCTCCAGTCCCGGTCCCACCGGGGAGCCCGACGCGGTGCGGTTGGCCTTGAGGTAGGAGCTCTTGAAGATGTAGCCGAGGCCCAGGCGGGAGCATGCGGCGGCGGCGGCCTCGGCGGTGCGAAGGGCCAGGTCGCGCGATTCCAGCATGCACGGTCCGGCGATCACCACCAGGGCCTCGGCCCCGACGGTCACGTCGCCCCGGGGCCCGGGGACGCGCACCGCGCCGGTCATGGACGGCTCCTTCCGCGAGTCGGGTGGCGGCCGGGGAGATGGCCCCGCCCGCCGGCACCCGGGCCCGGCCTGGGCCCGATTCGGCCGGACCCCTGGCGGGCCCGGCGCCCCAGACTAGCGAATTCGGCGCAGGACGACCAGCGCCCCGTCGCCGGCCTCGGGGGCCACCACGGTGCGCACGGCGTACTCAGACAGGCTGGCCTTGCGGTCGGCCTCGTCGCGGAACGGCGCCCCGGCGCCGGCGAAGCCCTCGGGGCGTTCCAGGAGCGCGCGGCGCGCCACCAGCCACTCGGGCCGGCGCGCGCGGACCATGTCCCCGTACCACCCGGGGCCCTGCACCCGCCGGCGGGCCACCTCGGGCGAGACCAGGCCGACTTCGTCCACCACCCGCAGGCCACTGATCCAGCCCGCGATGCCGATGGGCTCGAGCATCACCGACTCCCCGGAGCGCCCGTGGTCACGCAGGTAGAAGCCCGCCTCGGCGAACGTGGCGCTCTCCTGCAGCGCGCGGCCCTCGTAGAGCCGGGGAAACACGGTCCAGCTGCCGGCCACGAACACCAGCAGCGCGGCGGGCACCGCGGTGCCGCGCACCACCCGGGGCAGCCCGATGGCCGCCAGGGAGGCGATCCCGGCCAGCGGCACGCACAGGTACCAGGAGAAGTAGGCGGCGCCCACCAGCACGTAGCCCAGCCACACCGCGAGCATCCCCGCCACCGCGCACGGCAGCGCGCGATGGACCTCGCGCCACAGCCGCCACAGGGCGGGCACACCCAGCACTGCCGCGGGGGCCATCACCGCGGAGACCTGGAAGAGCTGCGCCAGCTCGGGGTTGTTCGGCCAGCGTCCGAGCGCGGCGGGCAACAGCCACTCCCACCACGCGCGCCCCGCCCACGGGCCGGGGCTCCCATAGACCTGGGCCTTGGCGATCACGCTCTGCGGGATGGGCGAGCCGAAGTAGACGCCCAGCGCGCCCCAGCCCAGCGCGCCGATGCCGGCCGCCACCAGCCGATCCCGCCCCCGCGCGGCGGGCAGCAGCAGCGCCGCCACCGCGATGCCCTCCGGACGGGTCAGCGCCACCGCCCCGATGAGCGGCCCGGCCAGCGCGCTCCCGCGCGCGCCCAGCGTGGCCGCGATCAGCGTCAGCGCCACCAGCGCGCTGCTCTCCATGCCGGACACCGCGGTTGCCGCGAAGTACGGCCACGCGGCGAAGAACAGGGCGAAGCACCATGCGCTCATGCGCCCCACGTGCCGGTCCAGCAGGCGCGCCGCGAGCGTGATGGCCACCGCGTCGGCGACCACCGACCAGCCGCGCGCCCACGCCACGGGCTCGTGAGTCAGCCACACACCCAGCGAGACCCACGCGGTCCACAGTGGCGAGGAGAAGCCCATGACGCGTTCCCCGGCGTTGAACACCGGCCCGAGACCTTCCGCCAGGCTGCGGGCGTAGCGGAAGGTGATATAGGCGTCCTCGTAGGCGTTGGGCAGGCGGAACCAGAACCACGCTCGCGTGGCGAGCAGCACCAGCAGCGGGACCAGGTACGGCGCGGAAGGGTCTCGAAGGACCGTGGCCAGCGGCAACTGCGGCCCCGCGGCGCTCCCGGAGGACATGCGCGGGCCGATGGCCCGGCGGCCGGGGCCGCGGGTCGGGTTCGGAGGTTGCTGGCCTGGGGAGGGGTGAGGCAGGGCCGCCTGCCGCTTCCGGGTGTCCGGGCGATCGGGTGCGAATTCCTGGGAGGACATGTCCTTGGGGAAGGCAGCGCGACGGATGCCTGCGCGCGCCCACCCGGGGATCTCGACGGGGGCAGTCGAACTGGTTGCAATAACAAGAGATCACGCGGGCCTGCAGCCCGCGCATCCACCGGGGGTGAACGGCCGGGCCCGCGGCCCGGCGGCGCCACCTAATGTAATGGACGCGCATCGGGCCGGAAAAGTTTCCCCGCCTGGGCGCGGACCACTGTCAGGACCTGGCCACTCCCGTTCCGGAGCCCGATCTGCGCAACGCCTCGCGCTTCGCAGCCGCCACGAACCCGGTGAACAGCGGGTGCGGCCGCGCCGGCCTGGACTTCAGCTCGGGATGGAACTGCACCCCCACGAACCACGGGTGATCGGGCAGTTCCACGATTTCCACCAGCGAATTCTCGGGGCACACCCCCGCGACCGAGAGCCCCGCCCTCTTGAGGTCCTCGCGGTAGCGGTCGTTGAGCTCGTAGCGGTGCCGGTGGCGCTCCTCGATGAACTCGGAGCCGTACGCCTCGAACGCCCGCGAGCCCGGCTTGAGCCGGCACGGGTAGGAACCGAGCCGCATGGTGCCACCCTTGTTCTCCACGCCCAGCTGGCCCGGCAGGATGTCGATCACCGGGTAGGGTGTGTGGGCGTCGAACTCGGTGGAGTTGGCGCGGTCCATGGAGCACACGTCGCGGGCGAACTCCACCACCGCCGCCTGCAGTCCCAGGCAGATGCCGAAGTACGGCACCAGGTTCTCGCGCGCGAAGCGCACCGCCTCCAGCTTGCCCGAGATGCCGCGGTCTCCGAAACCACCGGGCACCAGCACCCCGTGCGCCTGGGAAAGCCACGCGCGCGGGCCGTCCAGCTCGATCTTCTCGGTGTCCACCCAGTCCAGCTCCACGCGCACCCCGTTGGCGGCGCCGGCGTGGATCATGGCCTCGATGATGCTCTTGTAGGAGTCCCGCAGGTGCGTGTACTTGCCGCAGATCGCGACCCGCACCTCCCCCGCCGGCTCCTGCACCGCGCGCACGAACCGGCGCCAGTCCTCCAGGTCGGGCGGTCCGGCGTCCAGGCCCAGCAGCTCGGTGACCTGCCCGTCCAGGTTGCCCTCGTGGAACACCAGCGGCACTTCGTAGATGGAGGCCACGTCCAGCGCCTCGATCACGGAGTCCTTCCGCACGTTGGTGAACAGCGCGATCTTCTCGCGCACTTCGGAGGTCAGGTGCGTCTCGCTGCGGCACAGCAGGATGTCGGGCTGGATCCCGATCTCGCGCAGCTCGCGCACCGAGTGCTGGGTGGGCTTGGTCTTCACCTCGTGGGAGGCCTTCACGTACGGCACCAGCGTGAGGTGGATGAACGCGGTGTCCCCCCGCTTGTTCTCGAGGTGCATCTGGCGCACCGCCTCCAGGAAGGGCAGGCTCTCGATGTCGCCCACGGTGCCGCCGATCTCCACGATGGCCACATCCACGTCGGCGGCCACCCCGCGGATGCGGGCCTTGATCTCGTCGGTGACGTGCGGGATCACCTGCACCGTGCGCCCCAGGTAGTCCCCGCGGCGCTCCTTGGTGATCACCGTGTCGTAGATCTGCCCCG
This genomic interval carries:
- the kdsA gene encoding 3-deoxy-8-phosphooctulonate synthase → MTGAVRVPGPRGDVTVGAEALVVIAGPCMLESRDLALRTAEAAAAACSRLGLGYIFKSSYLKANRTASGSPVGPGLEAGLRVLAEVRSAVGAPVLTDVHSPEEARAAAAVADVLQVPAFLCRQTALLTACGATGRVVNIKKGQFLDPAAMARAAEKALSAGATGVLLTERGTFFGYGDLVVDFRSLAVMRESGCPVVFDVTHSLQRPAGPVTGGERRHAPALARAAVAAGTDALFLETHPDPGRALSDAATQWPLDRFEELVEGCARVRAAVGRG
- a CDS encoding CTP synthase encodes the protein MPKYVFVTGGVVSSLGKGIAAASLGLLLKSRGLKVSLQKLDPYLNVDPGTMSPFQHGEVFVTDDGAETDLDLGHYERFTDTSLTRRHNATAGQIYDTVITKERRGDYLGRTVQVIPHVTDEIKARIRGVAADVDVAIVEIGGTVGDIESLPFLEAVRQMHLENKRGDTAFIHLTLVPYVKASHEVKTKPTQHSVRELREIGIQPDILLCRSETHLTSEVREKIALFTNVRKDSVIEALDVASIYEVPLVFHEGNLDGQVTELLGLDAGPPDLEDWRRFVRAVQEPAGEVRVAICGKYTHLRDSYKSIIEAMIHAGAANGVRVELDWVDTEKIELDGPRAWLSQAHGVLVPGGFGDRGISGKLEAVRFARENLVPYFGICLGLQAAVVEFARDVCSMDRANSTEFDAHTPYPVIDILPGQLGVENKGGTMRLGSYPCRLKPGSRAFEAYGSEFIEERHRHRYELNDRYREDLKRAGLSVAGVCPENSLVEIVELPDHPWFVGVQFHPELKSRPARPHPLFTGFVAAAKREALRRSGSGTGVARS